From Jeotgalibaca dankookensis, one genomic window encodes:
- the smpB gene encoding SsrA-binding protein SmpB, translating into MAKKEGNVLAQNRQARHEYTILDTFEAGIVLKGTEIKSIRNGKMTLRDGYVSIHGGEALLQNVHISPYEQGNIFNHDPLRSRKLLLHKKQINLLANEVKTQGTTIVPLKVYLKNGFAKVLIGVAKGKKQYDKRQSLKQKDMKREIDRAMKVR; encoded by the coding sequence ATGGCAAAAAAAGAAGGGAACGTATTAGCACAAAACAGACAAGCGCGTCACGAGTATACAATTTTAGACACTTTTGAAGCAGGGATTGTTTTAAAAGGAACCGAAATTAAATCTATTCGTAACGGTAAAATGACATTACGAGATGGCTATGTCTCCATTCATGGTGGAGAGGCTTTACTGCAAAATGTTCACATTAGCCCTTATGAACAAGGAAACATCTTTAACCATGATCCGCTTCGATCTCGGAAATTGCTACTACACAAAAAACAAATTAATCTGTTAGCGAACGAAGTGAAGACCCAAGGAACAACCATTGTGCCATTAAAAGTCTACCTTAAAAATGGCTTCGCTAAAGTTTTAATTGGTGTCGCCAAGGGGAAAAAACAGTACGACAAGCGTCAGTCTCTAAAACAAAAAGATATGAAACGTGAGATTGATCGTGCCATGAAAGTAAGATAA
- a CDS encoding fructose-bisphosphatase class III — protein sequence MVVEKEKYLSLLSKEYPTIAETVTEIINLEAIMNLPKATEHFISDLHGEYEAVQHVLRNGSGNIKEKIKEIFQGRLSTKEMNQLATIVYYPNKKISLIVSELETPEEIEEFYMLTTTRITELCAFVVSKYTRSKVRKSLPPDYAYIIEELLFKDNTTSNKDDYYDKIIKTVISLDRGKQLIVAFAYVIQRLVVDHIHVVGDIYDRGPAPDKIIDTLMDGHELDIQWGNHDVLWMGAASGSPACMANVIRISARYNNLEIIEDAYGISLRSLMLFSEMNYPEDRYQPFLPKIDPDSEEKIYPEEIRQIAKMNQAISIIQFKLEGQIIQRQPEFNMTERLLLDKINHDKGTITIDGKDYPLICDYFPTIDPANPYELTKEEEIVVARLTEGFLNSERLHKHIQFLYSKGSMYLTYNDNLLFHGCVPLNEDLSFMEMTINKKNYKGKALLDKYEDILRKGYLNRHRGLSYQRYLDYIWYQWEGEASSLFGKDKMTTFERLYVSDKTTHKEKKNTYYKERDNLQVCNQILEEFGLDPQKGHIVNGHTPVQERHGEDPLKADGKLIVIDGGFSKAYQPTTGLAGYTLLYNSYGMQLVSHQPFTSVEDAVANEIDIVSTRRIVDKELKRKLVRETDVGARLTNRVNDLQDLLEAYQDGILVERIKK from the coding sequence TTGGTTGTTGAAAAAGAAAAGTATCTCAGCTTGCTATCAAAAGAGTACCCAACGATTGCGGAAACCGTAACCGAGATTATAAATTTAGAAGCGATTATGAATTTACCCAAAGCAACGGAACATTTTATTAGTGATTTACACGGTGAGTATGAAGCTGTTCAACACGTGTTACGGAATGGCTCTGGAAACATCAAAGAAAAAATTAAAGAAATATTTCAAGGCCGCCTTAGCACTAAAGAAATGAATCAACTGGCTACGATTGTCTATTACCCAAATAAAAAAATCAGCTTGATTGTTTCCGAGTTAGAAACACCTGAAGAGATTGAAGAGTTTTATATGTTGACCACAACTCGTATAACGGAGTTATGTGCTTTTGTTGTTTCTAAATACACACGTTCCAAAGTTAGAAAGTCTTTACCGCCTGATTATGCTTATATTATTGAAGAACTGCTTTTTAAAGATAACACCACTTCAAATAAAGATGACTATTATGATAAAATTATCAAAACCGTTATCTCACTGGACCGTGGTAAGCAGCTCATTGTCGCATTTGCCTATGTCATTCAGCGCTTAGTAGTCGACCATATTCATGTCGTCGGAGATATCTATGACCGTGGTCCGGCACCTGATAAAATCATTGATACCTTAATGGACGGACATGAGTTAGATATTCAATGGGGTAATCATGATGTCTTATGGATGGGAGCTGCAAGTGGCTCACCTGCTTGTATGGCAAATGTGATTCGCATATCTGCTCGCTACAATAATTTAGAAATAATTGAAGATGCTTATGGCATCTCGTTACGATCTCTGATGTTATTTTCTGAGATGAATTACCCAGAAGATCGTTACCAACCTTTTTTACCTAAGATTGATCCTGATTCCGAAGAAAAAATTTATCCAGAAGAAATCCGTCAAATCGCTAAGATGAATCAAGCCATTTCCATTATCCAGTTCAAGTTAGAAGGGCAAATCATTCAACGTCAGCCCGAATTTAACATGACCGAGCGCTTGTTACTCGATAAAATCAATCATGATAAGGGTACAATTACCATTGATGGCAAAGATTACCCCTTAATTTGTGATTATTTTCCAACCATTGATCCTGCTAATCCTTACGAATTAACAAAAGAAGAGGAGATTGTCGTTGCGCGCTTAACAGAGGGGTTCTTAAATAGCGAGCGCCTCCATAAACATATCCAGTTTCTCTATAGTAAAGGGTCCATGTATCTGACTTATAATGATAACTTGCTATTTCATGGGTGTGTTCCTTTAAATGAAGACTTGAGTTTTATGGAGATGACAATCAATAAAAAAAATTATAAAGGTAAAGCCTTATTAGATAAATACGAAGATATTTTGCGTAAAGGCTATTTAAATCGGCACCGTGGACTCAGTTATCAACGCTATTTAGATTATATTTGGTATCAGTGGGAAGGTGAGGCATCTTCGTTGTTTGGAAAAGATAAGATGACTACTTTTGAGCGGTTATATGTTTCTGATAAAACAACTCATAAAGAAAAGAAAAATACCTATTATAAAGAACGTGATAACCTTCAAGTGTGCAATCAGATTTTAGAAGAGTTTGGTCTCGATCCTCAAAAAGGTCATATTGTTAATGGTCACACGCCTGTTCAAGAACGCCATGGAGAGGATCCACTAAAAGCAGACGGTAAGCTCATTGTAATCGATGGTGGATTTTCCAAAGCCTACCAGCCAACGACAGGACTAGCCGGCTATACGCTTTTATATAATTCTTATGGGATGCAGTTGGTTTCCCATCAACCCTTTACTTCAGTGGAAGATGCGGTAGCGAACGAGATTGATATCGTTTCAACAAGAAGAATCGTTGATAAAGAATTAAAACGGAAACTCGTCCGTGAAACAGATGTAGGGGCACGGTTGACGAATCGTGTCAACGACTTACAAGATTTGCTAGAAGCATACCAGGATGGTATATTAGTTGAGAGAATAAAGAAATAA
- a CDS encoding histidine phosphatase family protein, with amino-acid sequence MSKGVTFYFMRHGETYLNKYNRMQGWADTPLTPRGRRDVARSGAGLANLKFDAVYCSDLRRTFETAQIILRENEHKDTPPVKAMPEFREIFFGSFEGLDARETWEDLWTFLGYEDGPDLLDDRILMKELDGMKKMDPYHEAEDYMTFWMRVEKGLIQLINEHRETGRNILIVSHGITIRNIIHALIPEFKIGRHLDNASISAVSYYDGFYHLEKFNSIDHFVPDFGYEDEEEPEVHKVLPTDIDLDDALLP; translated from the coding sequence ATGTCAAAAGGAGTCACATTTTATTTTATGCGTCACGGAGAAACGTATTTAAATAAATATAATCGGATGCAAGGTTGGGCGGATACGCCGTTAACACCGCGTGGCAGAAGAGACGTTGCGCGTAGTGGAGCAGGTTTAGCCAATCTAAAATTCGATGCTGTTTATTGTAGTGATTTACGAAGAACATTTGAGACAGCTCAAATTATTCTACGAGAAAATGAACACAAAGATACCCCACCAGTCAAGGCAATGCCAGAGTTTCGTGAGATTTTCTTTGGATCATTTGAAGGACTTGATGCTCGGGAAACGTGGGAAGATTTGTGGACCTTTTTAGGTTACGAAGACGGACCAGATCTCTTAGATGACCGTATACTAATGAAAGAATTAGACGGTATGAAGAAGATGGACCCTTACCATGAAGCAGAAGACTATATGACCTTTTGGATGCGCGTTGAAAAAGGACTAATCCAATTGATCAATGAGCACCGTGAAACAGGGCGCAATATTTTGATTGTCTCTCATGGTATTACCATTCGAAATATTATTCATGCCTTGATTCCCGAATTTAAAATTGGACGTCATTTAGATAATGCTAGTATATCTGCGGTCAGTTACTATGACGGGTTTTATCATTTAGAAAAATTCAATAGCATTGACCACTTTGTTCCGGACTTTGGTTATGAAGATGAAGAAGAACCGGAAGTTCATAAAGTATTACCAACGGATATTGATTTGGATGATGCCTTACTCCCTTAA
- a CDS encoding alpha/beta hydrolase, producing MKLPESFLFEAGPRAVLLLHAYTGSANDVRLLGRELQRHNYTVYAPQFRGHASERFEDILDEGSPDKWFADVVEATRFLKEKGYEEIAVMGLSMGGIMATRALEVGDYIGGGSFNSPIHHIGKTRLPETFISLYRSFNKRMGVPDARIQDSIPRIKTKRTQQLEEIAEFSKKVAEDLNQINVPYYIASSGNDELIDPANGQILKEALMPYTEVTYHEFPELTHVITVGPNRESFETTVIAFLNKLNWKEG from the coding sequence ATGAAGTTACCAGAATCTTTTTTGTTTGAAGCTGGACCACGAGCGGTTTTGCTTTTACATGCTTATACAGGAAGTGCCAATGATGTGCGCTTACTCGGACGAGAATTACAACGACACAATTATACCGTTTATGCACCCCAGTTCAGGGGACATGCGAGTGAGCGATTCGAAGATATTTTAGATGAGGGTAGTCCTGATAAGTGGTTTGCAGACGTAGTGGAAGCAACTAGATTTTTAAAAGAAAAAGGCTATGAAGAAATCGCAGTAATGGGCCTCTCGATGGGTGGAATAATGGCAACGCGGGCGTTAGAAGTTGGCGATTATATAGGTGGGGGATCATTTAACTCGCCCATCCATCACATTGGCAAAACGCGCTTACCTGAAACATTTATAAGCTTGTATCGTTCGTTTAACAAACGAATGGGTGTGCCAGATGCACGCATCCAAGATAGTATTCCGCGTATTAAAACAAAAAGGACCCAACAATTAGAAGAAATAGCTGAATTTTCAAAAAAGGTAGCCGAGGATTTAAATCAAATCAACGTCCCTTATTACATCGCTTCTTCTGGAAATGATGAGCTAATTGATCCAGCAAATGGTCAAATATTAAAAGAAGCTTTAATGCCTTACACAGAGGTTACTTATCATGAGTTTCCAGAATTAACCCATGTGATAACCGTTGGTCCAAACCGAGAATCTTTTGAAACGACAGTTATAGCATTTTTAAATAAATTAAATTGGAAAGAAGGATAA
- a CDS encoding heavy-metal-associated domain-containing protein produces the protein MTTITFQLEKLNCPSCMQKIIDNVNELTGIETIKILFDRSKARVVFEDNKISEEEILHKIEEIGYSAKKI, from the coding sequence ATGACGACGATAACGTTTCAATTAGAAAAATTGAACTGTCCATCTTGTATGCAAAAAATCATAGACAATGTAAATGAATTAACGGGGATAGAAACAATAAAAATTTTATTTGATAGAAGCAAAGCAAGAGTAGTATTTGAAGACAATAAAATATCAGAGGAAGAAATTCTTCATAAGATTGAAGAGATTGGATATTCAGCAAAGAAAATATAA
- the eno gene encoding phosphopyruvate hydratase, translating to MPFITDILAREVLDSRGNPTIEVEVYTETGAFGRGMVPSGASTGEHEAVELRDGDKDRYLGKGVQKAVENVDLIAEAIIGFDVRDQLAIDRTMIELDGTPNKGKLGANAILGVSIAVARAAADYLDAPLYQYLGGFNAKVLPTPMMNIINGGSHSDAPIAFQEFMVIPAGAPSFKEALRWGAEIFHALKAILKERGLETSVGDEGGFAPRFEGTEDGVETILEAIKAVGLEPGKDVYLGFDCAASEFYEDGVYDYSKFEGEGGAKRNAEEQVNYLEELVSKYPIISIEDGMDQNDWDGWKLLTDRLGSKVQIVGDDLFVTNTEILAKGIKQHIGNSILVKVNQIGTLTETFEAIEMAKKAGYTAVVSHRSGETEDSTIADIAVATNAGQIKTGSLSRTDRIAKYNQLLRIEDQLGELAVYEGLSAFYNLENK from the coding sequence ATGCCATTCATTACAGATATTTTGGCTAGAGAAGTACTTGATTCAAGAGGTAACCCAACTATTGAGGTAGAGGTTTACACAGAAACAGGCGCATTTGGACGCGGTATGGTTCCTTCTGGAGCATCTACTGGCGAGCACGAAGCTGTAGAATTACGTGACGGAGACAAAGATCGTTACTTAGGTAAAGGTGTTCAAAAAGCTGTCGAAAACGTTGACTTAATTGCAGAAGCTATTATTGGTTTTGATGTTAGAGACCAACTTGCAATTGACAGAACAATGATTGAATTAGATGGTACACCTAACAAAGGTAAATTAGGAGCTAACGCTATTTTAGGAGTTTCAATTGCAGTTGCACGTGCAGCAGCAGATTACCTAGATGCACCACTATACCAATATCTAGGTGGATTCAATGCGAAAGTATTGCCAACTCCAATGATGAATATCATTAATGGTGGTTCTCACTCTGACGCACCGATTGCTTTCCAAGAATTCATGGTTATTCCAGCTGGAGCACCATCATTCAAAGAAGCACTTCGTTGGGGAGCAGAAATTTTCCACGCATTGAAAGCAATTCTAAAAGAACGTGGATTAGAAACTTCTGTTGGTGATGAAGGTGGATTTGCACCACGTTTTGAAGGAACAGAAGACGGTGTTGAAACAATTCTTGAAGCAATTAAAGCAGTTGGTCTAGAGCCAGGTAAAGATGTATACTTAGGTTTCGACTGTGCAGCTTCTGAATTCTATGAAGACGGCGTATATGACTACTCTAAATTCGAAGGTGAAGGCGGAGCAAAACGTAACGCTGAAGAACAAGTTAACTACTTAGAAGAATTGGTTTCTAAATACCCAATTATTTCTATTGAAGACGGCATGGACCAAAATGACTGGGATGGCTGGAAACTATTGACAGACCGTCTTGGATCAAAAGTTCAAATCGTTGGTGACGACTTGTTCGTTACAAACACTGAAATTTTGGCTAAAGGAATCAAACAACACATTGGTAACTCAATCTTGGTAAAAGTTAACCAAATCGGTACTTTAACAGAAACATTTGAAGCAATTGAAATGGCTAAAAAAGCTGGCTATACAGCTGTTGTATCTCACCGTTCAGGTGAAACAGAAGATTCAACTATTGCTGATATTGCTGTTGCAACAAATGCTGGTCAAATTAAGACAGGTTCATTGAGCCGTACTGACCGTATTGCGAAATACAACCAATTGTTACGTATCGAAGATCAATTAGGTGAACTAGCAGTTTACGAAGGTCTATCAGCTTTCTATAACCTAGAAAACAAATAA
- the rnr gene encoding ribonuclease R: MSKTNDMQSEVLDFLKKNQPDSYSVKQLSVSLKYEESKKFKELVKAIANLEESGQIVLNKQGQFRLKGEASTIVGTFRANDRGFGFVDYDSDEDDIYISKESTGSAMEGDTVEVKITGKPEPWNSKGPEGKVVQIITRSRSRVVGEFFPYDSNRREETGFLGYVVPEDKKISHMVAYVLPQGLHPVEGSIVLLEVDTYPTPEKPVAMTGFVTKEIGHKNAPGVDILSILYKLGIPTEFPQDAIQQAEEISFDIPEEEIAKRVDLRHEKVITIDGADAKDLDDAISFKKLENSHYQLGVHIADVSYYVTENSPIDREAYERGTSVYLTDRVVPMLPQKLSNGVCSLLPHEDRLAMSCVMEMDGNGQVINYDIFPSIINSSERFTYLAVNGILEDRDPELMEQYADYVEMLDGMGKLHKVLEAKRRKRGAIDFDTTESKILVDEEGHPLDIVTVTRGIGERLIESFMLSANETIAANYDSKKLPFIYRIHEQPDPAKMLRFMEFVTTFGIMVKGTNENIKPKQLQNVLRQTEGEPYDAVVSTFLLRSMKQAKYDMSPVGHYGLAAQDYTHFTSPIRRYPDLIVHRLIREYSEGNIATKKEKWEGKLPDIAIQSSVTERRAVDAERETDALKKTEFMVDKVGMQFEGVISSVTKFGIFVELENTVEGLVHISNMNQDYFNFIESHMVLLGERTGIVFRIGQKVKIEVTKANVDTREIDFALVEDTDLDVYDQEMKAKQTKKTNKPKSKASSKNQKFGKKPSQKKSKDNRYSGKKKTVKKKRK; encoded by the coding sequence ATGAGTAAAACAAATGACATGCAGTCAGAAGTTTTAGATTTTTTGAAAAAAAATCAACCAGATAGCTATTCGGTGAAACAATTAAGTGTTTCACTCAAGTACGAAGAGTCAAAAAAATTTAAAGAGCTAGTAAAAGCAATTGCTAACTTAGAAGAGTCTGGTCAAATCGTTTTAAATAAACAAGGACAATTCCGTCTGAAAGGTGAAGCAAGTACCATTGTCGGAACTTTTCGAGCGAACGATCGTGGCTTTGGGTTTGTTGATTACGATTCTGATGAGGACGATATTTATATCTCTAAAGAATCAACGGGTAGCGCTATGGAAGGCGATACAGTTGAAGTAAAAATTACTGGAAAACCTGAGCCTTGGAATAGCAAAGGACCAGAAGGTAAAGTTGTTCAGATTATTACCAGAAGTAGAAGCCGCGTTGTCGGTGAGTTTTTCCCTTACGACTCAAATCGCCGGGAAGAAACAGGTTTCTTAGGTTACGTCGTACCTGAAGACAAAAAGATTAGTCATATGGTCGCATACGTGCTACCACAAGGCTTGCATCCAGTTGAAGGTAGTATTGTACTCTTAGAAGTAGATACCTATCCAACGCCTGAAAAACCGGTTGCTATGACAGGGTTTGTAACCAAGGAAATTGGACACAAAAATGCACCGGGGGTTGATATTTTATCTATCCTGTATAAACTTGGAATCCCAACGGAGTTCCCTCAAGATGCCATCCAACAAGCAGAAGAAATTTCTTTTGATATTCCTGAAGAAGAAATTGCTAAACGCGTGGATTTACGTCATGAGAAAGTCATTACCATCGATGGGGCAGACGCAAAAGATTTAGATGATGCCATTTCTTTTAAGAAACTAGAAAACAGCCACTACCAATTAGGCGTCCATATTGCTGATGTTTCTTACTATGTGACTGAAAACTCACCGATTGACCGTGAAGCTTATGAGCGTGGGACCAGTGTCTACCTGACCGACCGTGTGGTACCAATGTTGCCACAAAAATTATCAAATGGTGTTTGTTCGCTGCTTCCACATGAGGATCGTCTTGCCATGTCTTGTGTGATGGAAATGGATGGCAACGGCCAAGTCATTAATTATGATATTTTCCCAAGTATTATCAATTCAAGTGAACGCTTCACCTATTTAGCAGTGAATGGTATTTTAGAAGATCGTGATCCAGAGTTAATGGAGCAATATGCGGATTATGTTGAAATGCTAGACGGGATGGGAAAACTCCATAAAGTATTAGAAGCAAAACGTCGCAAGCGAGGAGCCATTGACTTTGATACGACCGAATCCAAAATCTTAGTTGATGAAGAAGGTCATCCGTTAGATATTGTGACTGTGACACGGGGAATCGGGGAACGCTTAATTGAATCCTTTATGCTTTCAGCAAATGAGACCATTGCGGCTAATTACGATAGTAAGAAGTTACCCTTTATTTACCGAATTCATGAACAACCTGATCCAGCCAAAATGTTGCGCTTTATGGAATTTGTAACGACTTTTGGGATTATGGTAAAAGGAACTAATGAAAACATCAAACCAAAACAATTACAAAACGTTCTTAGACAAACAGAAGGCGAACCATATGATGCTGTTGTTTCAACTTTCTTATTGCGTTCTATGAAACAAGCAAAATATGATATGAGTCCAGTTGGGCACTATGGTCTGGCAGCTCAAGATTATACACACTTTACTTCACCTATTCGCCGTTATCCTGACTTGATTGTTCACCGTTTAATACGTGAATACTCAGAGGGAAATATAGCGACTAAAAAGGAAAAATGGGAAGGTAAATTACCGGATATTGCTATTCAAAGTTCGGTTACCGAACGCCGTGCTGTTGATGCAGAACGTGAAACGGATGCCTTGAAGAAGACTGAATTTATGGTTGATAAGGTTGGCATGCAATTTGAAGGAGTTATTTCTTCCGTAACAAAATTTGGTATCTTTGTAGAATTAGAAAATACGGTTGAAGGTTTGGTACATATTTCAAATATGAATCAAGATTACTTTAACTTTATTGAAAGTCATATGGTATTATTAGGAGAAAGAACAGGAATTGTTTTCAGAATCGGACAAAAAGTCAAAATTGAAGTAACCAAAGCAAATGTGGATACACGCGAAATTGACTTTGCCCTTGTAGAAGATACGGATTTAGATGTTTATGACCAAGAAATGAAAGCAAAACAAACTAAAAAAACAAATAAACCAAAATCAAAAGCGAGTAGCAAGAACCAAAAGTTTGGCAAGAAACCAAGCCAAAAAAAATCAAAAGATAACCGCTATTCTGGCAAGAAAAAAACCGTAAAAAAGAAACGTAAATAG
- a CDS encoding ISL3 family transposase: MSHKHSILNLLGIKDKNIKVMDKDWLKEEVRNGLHCKIISAKLTYTPEACKCCGCVNEGSIVKNGTKLTHPLLLDMAGCPTYLELKKQRFLCRECGQTFIAETCIVKKRCHITNDVKRSIAVQGTRNISEKDLALEHRVSNNTVKRVFGDFYDTFRQVYTHLPENLAIDEFKSVKSAEGAMSLIICDSDNKKIFDILEDRRNKSIMDYFMRFPQEQRAKVKTVVVDLYGPYQKLFQALFPQAELIIDRFHIVTQVNRALNMARVSFMNTLKKSKDLKANRDYRKLKKYWKLILKKEETLNSTEYRYHRLFKGLVTERGIIDYLLSLDEGLRLNYNAYQTIIFTVNHRKPKLFSSFVHEKQQGLTVKMDQALKTFRQSEKAIINALNYDYSNGLVEGINNKIKVIKRAAYGYRNFSNFRNRIFIEYKLLEIKTAA; the protein is encoded by the coding sequence TTGTCTCATAAACATTCTATATTAAATCTGCTAGGAATAAAAGATAAAAATATTAAAGTGATGGATAAGGATTGGCTGAAGGAAGAAGTTAGAAATGGCCTGCATTGCAAAATCATCTCCGCCAAGCTGACCTATACACCAGAGGCTTGTAAGTGCTGCGGCTGCGTAAATGAGGGATCGATAGTCAAAAATGGGACAAAACTGACTCATCCTCTACTCCTCGATATGGCGGGATGTCCCACCTACTTGGAACTGAAGAAACAACGATTCTTATGCCGGGAATGTGGTCAAACGTTTATTGCGGAAACGTGTATCGTAAAAAAACGTTGCCATATCACGAATGATGTGAAGCGTTCTATCGCCGTCCAAGGGACGAGGAACATATCTGAAAAGGATCTTGCGCTTGAACACCGTGTTTCCAATAACACCGTCAAAAGGGTTTTTGGAGATTTTTATGATACATTCCGCCAAGTCTATACCCATCTTCCTGAGAACTTGGCGATTGATGAATTTAAGAGCGTAAAAAGCGCTGAGGGGGCAATGAGCCTGATTATTTGTGATTCCGACAACAAGAAAATTTTTGATATTCTTGAAGATCGCCGTAACAAATCAATCATGGATTACTTTATGCGTTTTCCACAAGAACAACGAGCGAAGGTCAAGACGGTGGTAGTAGACCTTTACGGTCCTTATCAAAAACTGTTTCAGGCCCTCTTTCCTCAGGCAGAGTTGATCATTGATCGTTTTCACATTGTCACACAGGTGAACCGAGCTCTCAATATGGCACGTGTCAGTTTTATGAATACCCTGAAGAAATCGAAAGACTTAAAGGCTAATCGAGATTACAGGAAGCTGAAAAAATACTGGAAATTAATCCTGAAAAAGGAAGAGACATTGAATAGCACCGAATACCGTTATCACCGGCTTTTTAAGGGTCTCGTGACGGAGAGGGGAATCATTGACTATCTCCTCTCTTTGGACGAGGGGTTGCGCCTTAATTATAACGCCTACCAAACCATCATCTTCACGGTTAATCACCGGAAACCAAAGCTGTTCAGCTCTTTCGTTCATGAAAAACAACAGGGGCTGACGGTCAAAATGGACCAGGCTTTGAAGACATTCCGTCAATCCGAAAAAGCAATTATCAACGCACTGAACTATGATTACTCGAACGGCTTAGTGGAAGGAATCAATAACAAAATCAAGGTTATTAAGCGGGCAGCCTATGGTTATCGTAACTTTTCTAATTTCCGTAACCGCATCTTTATAGAATATAAATTGCTAGAAATAAAAACAGCAGCTTAG
- the secG gene encoding preprotein translocase subunit SecG, whose amino-acid sequence MYEVLLIALIIVSILLIITVLMLPSKTNAASALSGGAEALFGKQKARGFEAGLRRVAALLGAAFIILAMALAYLSSN is encoded by the coding sequence TTGTACGAGGTCTTATTAATCGCACTTATCATCGTATCAATTTTGCTAATTATTACAGTTTTGATGTTACCATCTAAAACTAATGCGGCAAGCGCATTGAGCGGTGGAGCAGAAGCACTTTTTGGAAAACAGAAGGCAAGAGGATTTGAAGCAGGACTTAGAAGAGTTGCAGCGTTACTTGGTGCAGCATTTATCATTCTTGCGATGGCACTTGCATACTTATCTTCAAACTAA